Genomic window (Lewinellaceae bacterium):
CCTTTCAGGAAATCTTTCACCGGCCAGTCTTTGGCGTACAGTTCCCGCTTGTTGGAGTAGTCCAGGGTGTTGACCGGCATGAAGCTGTTGTTGAGGATGTAGACGTCGAGGTCGCCGTCGAGGTCATAGTCGAAGAAGGCGGCGTGAGTGGTGTAGCCATTTTCGTTGAGCTGATAGTCGCCCGCCTTTTCTTCAAAAGTCAGGTTTTTGTTGTTGACAAACAGCTCATTCTCCTGGTCGTCCCCTTTCACGAAGCCGGCGTTGCAGACGTAAATGTCCAGCCAGCCATCGTTGTTGATGTCGACCATGACCACGCCGGTGCTCCAGGCTTTGGAGCCGCCGACGCCGGCCCGCTCGGTGATGTCTTCAAACTGCATATTCCCCTTATTGAGGAAGAGCTTGTTTTTGCCCATGTTGTTGGTGAAGTAGACATCGGGCAGGCCGTCGTTGTTGATATCTCCGATGGCTACCCCGGCGCCGTTGTAGAAATTCCGGTAGCTGAAGATGTTGAATTCTTCGCTGTTTTCGACTTTGTTGACAAAGTCTATCCCCGAATCTTCAGGGGACAACAGGGAGAACAAAGTATTGGCGCTGTTTTTTTTAGGTTCGGAATTGCAACTGAAAAGGAAGAAAGCGAGCACTGCAAAGGCGACAACTCTCATAGCAGATTGGATTGGATGACAGATCAAAATCAAAGAAGTCAAAAATAGGGATTATCAAAGACAAACCTTAGCCGGCATGGCTTTTTAACCAATCGTTAGCTTATGAACAAGAGCCATTCCGAATGTTTCGGAATGGCTCTCGATCCTATACTCTAATTGTCCTTAAATCAGGCGCCGGAGTATTAATATCCCGGGTTCTGCTTCAGGTTCGGGTTTACCGCCACGGCCGCATTAGGGATCGGCATCAGCAGTGCCCTCGGATTAGAAGCCGGCTTTTCCTGCCAGGCATCCAGGAACTTTCCGAAGCGGATCAGGTCCTGGCGGCGCCAGCCTTCCCAGTACATTTCGAAGCCCCTTTCGTCCAGCATGTTGTCGAGGGTAAGCGAACCCAAAGCCGGCGCGCCCCGCTTGTCGCGAAGGTCGTTGACGATGGTGAGGCCTTCCCCGGCCTTGCCGGTTCTGAGCAGCGCCTCTGCTTTCATCAGCAGCACATCGGCATAACGGAAGAAAACATAGTCGTTGTCGGAGTTGCCGTCCGGGTTAGCCAGGTCGGGAGGATATTTGATGACCCGGATACCGGTGATCTCCAGGTTGTTTCCTGATTCAATCAGGCTGACCTCAGGAGTGAAGGCAAGCGGGTTCTCTTTCCTGTCCTGAAGAGGATTTCCGTCCTTGTCGAACTGCTGGCCAACGAGAAAGCCGGTGCGCAGGCCGGTGACATCCGTGAGCCCGGCGTATTCGCCGCCCAGGCGGGAGTCACTGGAGTCGAATTTATCGTAGAAATCGGACAACGTCGCAAAACCATTCCAACCCGATGGGTTTTGGTTGTAGTGCAGCGTCATCAGCCAGCGGGTATGCACATCGCCGCTGTTGGAACCGCCCTGGTTGTCGGCAACCCAGATCAACTCCGAAGAGGTTTGGGTATTTTGCGGGGCGAAGTTGTCGAAGTAGTTGTCCTGCAAAGCATAGTTGCCGCTCGAGATGATGGCGTCAGCGTTGCTGATCACCTGGTTCATATCTTCGGCAGGGAAGCTCGGGTTGGCGCGGTCTGCGAAAGTGCCCTTGTTGAGGTAAGCTTTCATCAGCAGCACCCTGGCGGCATCTTTGTTGGCTACCGTGGCGGGGCCGTCCGGCAGGTCATTCAAGACCTCATTGAGTTCAGAGATGACCAAATCCAGCGCTTCGCTGCCAGTCAGTACCCTGGGTGCATCGAGCAGGTTTTCGCCCGGCTCGCGGTAAGGAACCTGGTTCCAGCCATCCGCAACACAGAATACCGCCCAGGCTCTCAGGAAGCGAGCTTGAGCCTCCTGGGCAGGAGTGGGGTTGAAGTTGAGGATATTGGTCGTGTTGAACACAATTTTCAACAGGTCGTTGAAAGTAGTGGTCTGGTCGACATGGTCCGGATCGACATTGTGGAGGTGCAGGGCCCGCCACTTGCCGTTGTCATCCCAGTCGCCACCGCGGGTGGGAGGGATGGCGGCGTCGCCGGTCAGTTCCTGAGTGGCCCAAAAGGTAGCCTGGCTCTGGAAAGGGCCGCGCAGGTCCCGGTAAGCCGACAGCAGCAGGGCATTGACGTCCTGGGCTGCTATAGCCTGTGCTCCGGTAAGGTCCTCCCGGAGTTCTTCCTCCAGGTTGGTACAGGCCAAAATACCGAAGGCCAATAATAGAAATAAGGGTATTTTGAGTTTCATGCTAAAGAAATTTTTATCAATTAAAACGAAAAGTTAACACCAAATAAGATCGTCCTTGCTGAAGGATAAGGGATGTATTCGATACCGAAAGAAGGAACACCATCTCTTTCATTGACCGTATTCACCTCGGGGTCGAAGCCGGAGAACCCGGTAAACACCAGGAGGTTTTGGCCGGTAATGTAAGCCCGGATATTCTTAACTGAATTTCCGATATTCCCAAAGTCATAAGAAACGGTGGCGTTTGCCAGTTTCAGGTAATCGCCATTTTCCAAATAGCGGGTGGAAGGAGTATTGGGGTTAGCAGTAGACTCCCGGTTGCCACCTCCCAACAAGCTGGGATCGATATTTCTGGTTCCCAAGTTACTAATTGGCAACACAGAAAACTTGGTATTGTTAAAAATTTGATGCCCAAACGCGCCATTAAAGTTCAAATTGACGCTTAGCTTACGATAATTCACGCTGGTGCT
Coding sequences:
- a CDS encoding RagB/SusD family nutrient uptake outer membrane protein — translated: MKLKIPLFLLLAFGILACTNLEEELREDLTGAQAIAAQDVNALLLSAYRDLRGPFQSQATFWATQELTGDAAIPPTRGGDWDDNGKWRALHLHNVDPDHVDQTTTFNDLLKIVFNTTNILNFNPTPAQEAQARFLRAWAVFCVADGWNQVPYREPGENLLDAPRVLTGSEALDLVISELNEVLNDLPDGPATVANKDAARVLLMKAYLNKGTFADRANPSFPAEDMNQVISNADAIISSGNYALQDNYFDNFAPQNTQTSSELIWVADNQGGSNSGDVHTRWLMTLHYNQNPSGWNGFATLSDFYDKFDSSDSRLGGEYAGLTDVTGLRTGFLVGQQFDKDGNPLQDRKENPLAFTPEVSLIESGNNLEITGIRVIKYPPDLANPDGNSDNDYVFFRYADVLLMKAEALLRTGKAGEGLTIVNDLRDKRGAPALGSLTLDNMLDERGFEMYWEGWRRQDLIRFGKFLDAWQEKPASNPRALLMPIPNAAVAVNPNLKQNPGY